The genomic region TTGCTTGGTCCGAAGATCTTTTCGCAGAACAGTCCGTCTTTTTCTGGTTTTAAAGTTCTATAGTTGATGGTCTCTGGTTTGGTAACTTCTCCTTTTGACCATTCCAGAATCTTTTCAGGTGATGCCAAACCGATCTTGATCGCATCAAAAGTCATTGGCTGATAAGTTTGTTCCTTATTATTTTCTGGCATACTTTGGACCCCTTCCTATTCATCGTCAGATGAATCGCCGAAATCATAGTCATCATTTTCTTCAAAGTTCATATCGAAATCATCGTCTGATTCTGGTTCTTCTTCTACATCAACCAGTTCTTCACCCTGGAATTCCTGTTTGCTGTATCCGTGTTTACCAAAGTCTTCGTCATCATCATTACGATATCTTCTGTCTCCCTCGATCAGAGAACGGAAATCTGTCTCTCCCATATCGGAAGTTTCCATGATCTCCACTTCTGTATTGTCATCACGTAAGACACGTACGTCCAGTCCGAGTGACTGTAACTCTTTGAGCAATACCTTGAAGGATTCCGGAATTCCCGGTTCAGGAATATTTTCACCCTTGATGATTGCTTCGTATGTCTTCACACGTCCGATGACATCATCTGACTTCACAGTCAGGATTTCCTGCAGTGTGTATGATGCACCATAAGCTTCCAGTGCCCATACCTCCATCTCTCCGAAACGCTGTCCACCGAACTGAGCTTTTCCTCCTAATGGCTGCTGTGTAACCAGTGAGTAAGGACCTGTAGAACGTGCATGGATCTTGTCGTCTACCAGGTGGTGCAGTTTCAGATAATGCATGTGTCCGATGGTTACAGGGCTGTCGAAGTACTCACCCGTACGTCCGTCACGCAGGCGGACCTTACCATCTCTTGAAATTGGAACACCTTTCCAGAGTTTTCTGTGTTCTCTGTTGTCTGACAGATACTGCAGTACTTCCGGAAGAAGTTCTTCTTTATGTTTTGCTTCAAACTCTTCCCAGCTTAAGTTGACATAGTCATTAGCCAGATCAAGAGTATCCATAATATCAATCTCGTTTGCTCCGTCGAATACAGGAGTTGCGATATTGAATCCAAGTGCCTTTGCAGCCAGGGACAGGTGAATCTCCAGGACCTGACCGATATTCATACGTGAAGGCACACCCAGTGGGTTCAGCACGATGTCCAGAGGACGTCCGTTCGGAAGGAACGGCATATCTTCTACTGGAAGTACACGGGAAACGACACCCTTGTTACCATGACGTCCGGCCATCTTATCACCGACAGAGATCTTTCTCTTCTGAGCGATGTAGATACGAACTGACTGGTTTACTCCCGGTGACATCTCGTCTCCGCCTTCTCTTGTAAATACCTTGGCATCTACTACAATACCGTATTCTCCGTGAGGTACTTTCAGGGAAGTATCTCTTACTTCACGGGCTTTCTCACCAAAGATCGCACGAAGCAGTCTTTCTTCGGCTGTAAGTTCTGTCTCTCCCTTAGGAGTAACCTTACCTACCAGGATATCTCCGGCACGGACTTCAGCTCCGACACGAATGATACCTCTTTCATCCAGATTCTTCAGTGCGTCATCGCCGACACCTGGGATGTCACGTGTGATCTCTTCTGGTCCAAGCTTTGTATCACGTGCTTCTGCTTCATATTCTTCAATATGAATAGATGTATATACATCATCCTGTACCAGTCTTTCACTTAACAGAACGGCATCCTCGTAGTTGTAACCTTCCCATGTCATGAATCCGATCAGTGGGTTCTTACCAAGGCCAAGTTCACCATTTGATGTAGATGGTCCGTCTGCAATAACCTCACCTTTTTCTACTCTGTCGCCCTTGAAGACAATCGGTCTCTGGTTATAGCAGTTGCTCTGGTTACTTCTCTGGAATTTTGTTAATTTATATTTCTTCAGTTTTCCGTCGTCCTGACGAACTGTGATCTCTGTAGAAGTAGAACGTTCAACTGTTCCGCCTTCTTCAGCAACTACACATACACCAGAGTCAACGGCTGCTTTTTCTTCCATACCAGTTCCTACTACAGGAGCCTCTGTGAACAGAAGCGGTACTGCCTGACGCTGCATGTTGGATCCCATCAGGGCACGGTTCGCATCGTCATTCTGAAGGAATGGGATTAAGGCTGTAGCAACAGAGAACACCATCTTAGGAGATACGTCCATGTAATCGAACATTCTTCTTTCATATTCCTGTGTCTCTTCACGGTAACGACCAGATACATTCTTACGTACGAAGTGTCCTTCTTTATCTAACTGTTCGTTCGCCTGTGCTACATGGTAGTTATCTTCTTCATCCGCTGTCATGTATACAACTTCATCTGTAACTACCGGGTTTGTCGGATCATCGTGGTTGATCTTACGATACGGAGCCTCGATAAATCCATATTCATTGATTCTTGCATAACTTGCAAGGGAGTTGATCAGACCGATGTTAGGTCCTTCAGGTGTCTCTACTGGACACATTCTTCCATAGTGAGAGTAGTGTACGTCTCGAACCTCGAATCCGGCACGGTCTCTTGAAAGACCACCAGGTCCTAACGCTGAAAGACGTCTCTTATGAGTCAGCTCACCAAGCGGGTTGTTCTGATCCATGAACTGTGACAGCTGGGAAGATCCGAAGAACTCCTTCACTGCTGCAGTTACAGGCTTGATATTGATCAGGGACTGTGGAGAGATTCCCTCCATATCCTGTGTTGTCATTCTTTCACGAACCACTCTTTCCAGACGAGAAAGACCGATTCTGTACTGATTCTGAAGCAGCTCACCTACAGAACGGATACGTCTGTTACCCAGGTGGTCAATATCATCATCAGTTCCGATGCCATATTCCAGATGCATATTGTAGTTAATAGAAGCTAAGATATCTTCTTTTGTGATATGCTTTGGAATCAGATCATGGATATCTCTCTTGATCGCATCTTTTAACTCATCGATGTCTCCTGCTGTCTCCTCCAGGATTCCTGCAAGTACAGGATAGTATACCTGCTCAGTAACTCCTACTTCTTCCGGATCAACATCAACAACTGCGTCAAGGTCAACCATCATATTAGAAAGAACCTTGATCGGTCTTTCTGTTTCTTCTACGCTGATCCATACATATGGAACTGCGTTATTCTGAATTGTAGAAGCCAGTTCTCTTGTGATCTTTGTTCCGGCTTCTGCCAGTACTTCGCCTGTCATCGGACTTGCAACATCTTCTGCCAGGACATGACCGCTGATACGGTTCTTTAACGCAAGCTTCTTATTGAACTTGTAACGTCCTACTTTTGCAAGATCATAACGTCTTGGGTCAAAGAACATACTTGTGATCAGACTTTCAGCACTGTCTACTGCCAAAGGCTCACCCGGACGGATCTTCTTATATAATTCCAGAAGTCCTTCCTGATAGTTTGTTGCAGCATCCTTTTCAAAACTTGCCAGGATCTTAGGCTCTTCTCCGAAGAGTTCGATGATCTCTGGGTTTGTACCGATTCCTAATGCACGAATCAACACAGTGATCGGTACCTTTCTTGTTCTATCTACACGTACATAGAAAACGTCATTGGAATCCGTCTCATACTCCAGCCACGCACCACGGTTCGGGATTACGGTAGCTGAATACAGTTTTTTACCTAATTTATCATGTGCAATGGCATAATAGATACCAGGAGAACGTACTAACTGGCTGACGATAACACGCTCTGCACCATTGATTACAAAGGTACCTGTTCTTGTCATCAGCGGCAGATCTCCCATGAAGATCTCATGCTCATTGATTTCATCTGTCTCTTTATTGTGAAGTCTTACTTTGACTTTCAGAGGTGCTGCATATGTTGCATCACGTTCTTTACACTCATCAATCGTATATTTTACTTCATCTTCACACAAAGTAAAATCTACGAAATCCAGGCTTAATTTTCCACTGTAGTCTGTGATTGGGGAAATGTCATCGAACACTTCATTTAACCCTTCTTCCAGAAACCACTTGTAAGAATCTGTCTGAACTTCGATCAAGTTAGGCATCTGAACGACTTCTTTCTGTCGGGCATAACTCATTCGTGAACTTTTTCCGCTTTTAATAGGACGAATTCTGTTTTTCTCCATATTGACGTTTCACTCCTCATTTATTTTTCTGGCTGGGCTTTTTACCGCCCATATAACTTGCAGAGTCTCAAAAACAACGTATTTTTTGCTGTTTTTCATACGCAATCATGGCATAACTATCCACAATAGCGCATTTTTTACTATAGCATAAGCTTGTCAAGTATGTCAAGCAAATCTGTGTTATTTTTTCCGGTTTTTTTCAAGGCTTTGCCGGTACTGCTGAACATAAGAAAAAATCCGCTTTGCAGGCTCTTTCTTATATTCAGCATCCCTATAATACGAAAGGGCATCCCGTCACCGGAATGCCCTGATAATTCAATCAAACTCGAATTATTTAAGGTTAACTTCAGCACCTTCTGCTTCAAGTTTAGTCTTGATTTCCTCAGCCTCAGCTTTAGAAGCGCCTTCTTTGATTACCTTTGGAGCTTCGTCAACTAATGCTTTAGCTTCTTTCAGTCCAAGTCCTGTTACTTCACGAACAACTTTGATAACTTTAACCTTAGCTGCTCCTGCAGAAACTAATTCTACGTCGAACTCATCTTTCTCTTCTGCTGCTGCTCCACCTTCAGCTGCTGCTGCAACTACAACACCTGCTGCTGCGGATACACCAAATTCTTCTTCACAAGCTTTTACAAGATCATTTAACTCTAATACAGATAACTCTTTGATAGCTTCAATAAATTCTTCTGTTGTTAACTTTGCCATTTTATTTTCCTCCATTTTTCTTATTTTCTTTTTGAAATAAAATATTATGCTGCCATCAGCTTATTCAGCTGCTGGTGCCTCTGCAGCTTCTTCTGCTGCCGGAGCTGCTTCACAAGCATCTGCTCCACCTTTTTCTGCGATCTGATTGAGAACGCGTGCCAGGTTTGTGATAGGTGACTGTAAGCTTCCAAGTAATTTGGAAATAAGCTCGTCTCTTGAAGGGATCTTAGCAAGTTCATTTAATGCATCTGTATCATATAATGTTCCTTCAACCACACCTGCTTTTAATTCAAGGGCTTTTGCATTCTTTGCGAATTTGCAAAGGATTCTTGCTGGAGCTGTTGCATCATCTTTAGAAATTGCGATAGCGCTTGGTCCTTCTAAGTGCTCATCTAATGCTGCGAAATCAGTTCCTTCAAAAGCTCTCTTCATCATTGTGTTCTTACAAACTTTGTAGACAACGCCTGCTTCTCTTAACTGTTTACGCATCTCTGTATCTTCTGCAACAGTCAGTCCACGGTAGTCAACAAGGACAACGCTTACTGCGTCTTTCACGTCCTCTGCAATAGCCTGTACAACTGGTTGTTTTAATTCAACTTTTGCCACGAATGGTGCACCTCCTTGTAGATTTGTAAGTTTACACCGCCGATAGATATAAATGTAAAAAAACCTCTATATCCAAAGACATAGAGGTTGATAAGTCATACTTTAGTATCGATCTTTCCTCGGTAGGCGTCCGCATAAAATGTGTTCTTACGCTCTTTCAAGCACCTACTGTCTTCGGCAGTCCTTTAGTAGGTTATCATATACATACGTTATTGTCAAGAGGTTTTTTCATTTTTTTGTTTTTTCTTTTACGAAATTTTTTTCAGCACACCGATCTGCATTTGCTCTGCTCCATCTTTTATGTTATCCGGTCTTTTATGCTTCTACCACGGCCGCTTTCATCTTCTGCACATATTCTTTTACATACGCTACACAGTCTGCTCCATGCTCTGCTACGATCCTTACAATTGCCGATCCCACAATTACACCGTCTGAAAATGCCGCCATTTTTCTCCGCCCTCTACACTTTCCAACAGATAGTATCTTTTACTCACCGCCGCAATCTTGCGAAGAAGCGTGATCGGTGTGATAACATCTGCATAAATCTCTTTGCATACCGGAATTATGTGGTAGTCCGGTGCAAGTCTCATGATTTCTTCATATTCTGGATACATAGATATGATTCCTCCTTTAAGTTCTGATTGTCTTGCTGCCTGTGTATGGAAGTGTTGGAACGGATTGTATTTTTCCACAAAAAAAGCTTCTGTCCTTCTAAAGGGACAAAAGCTTAATATCATTCTAAAATATTCAGGTATAAAAAAACTCTGTATACAGCATCACATCTGTATACAGAGTTCTTTATTCATTATTATCTTGCGGATTAAACAAGCTTCATTGGGTTGATCTTTACACCAGGTCCCATTGTAGAAGTAAGAGTTACGCTCTTAAGGTACTGTCCCTTAACTGCTGCAGGTCTTACTTTGTTAATCGCATCAATAAGCGTCTGGAAGTTGTCTGTAAGCTGTTCTTCAGTAAAGCTTGCTTTACCTACTGGCACATGGATAATGTTTGTCTTATCAAGTCTGTACTCGATCTTACCAGCTTTGATTTCCTGGATAGCTTTTGTAACGTCCATTGTTACTGTACCAGCCTTCGGGTTTGGCATTAATCCCTTAGGTCCGAGTACACGTCCGAGACGTCCAACAACACCCATCATGTCTGGTGTAGCTACTACTACATCGAATTCAAACCAGTTTTCATTCTGGATCTTAGGAATGAGTTCTTCTCCTCCTACGAAATCTGCTCCGGCTGCTTTAGCTTCTTCTGCTTTAGCGTCTTTTGCAAATACAAGGATACGAACCTTTTTGCCAGTTCCGTGTGGCAGAACTACTGCTCCACGAATCTGCTGGTCAGCGTGACGTCCGTCACATCCAGTTCTGATATGAGCTTCAATAGTCTCATCGAATTTTGCTGTTGCAGTCTTTTTAACTAATGATACTGCGTCTGCTACATCGTAGAGTGTTCCTCTGTCGATTGTCTTCGCAGCTTCAACGTATTTCTTTCCTCTTTTCATTCTATAAACCTCCTAGTGGTATTGGCGGGATAACCCTCCCACATTAATCTTCATCAATTATTCTGTTACAGTTACACCCATAGAGCGGCATGTACCTTCTACCATGCTCATAGCGCTCTCGATTGTAGCAGCGTTCAGGTCAGGCATCTTTGTCTTAGCGATTTCCTCTACCTGAGCTTTTGTGATTGTAGCAACCTTTGTTTTGTTAGGCACACCTGAACCAGATTTGATGTTGCAGGCCTTTTTGATCAGAACTGCTGCCGGTGGTGTCTTTGTGATGAAGCTGAAACTTCTGTCATTGTAAACTGTGATAACTACAGGGATGATCATGTCTCCCTGATCTGCTGTCTTAGCGTTGAACTGTTTTGTAAATTCAACGATATTTACACCGTGCTGACCAAGAGCAGGTCCAACCGGTGGTGCCGGAGTAGCTTTGCCGGCTGGGATCTGTAATTTAATATAACCTTCTACTTTTTTTGCCATTTCAATTACCTCCTTGTGGTGATGGCGGGGAACATATAACGCCCCTCCCACTTACTGTTACATTTTCTTAACTTCTGCGAAACCAATTTCAACCGGGGTCTCGCGGCCGAAGAGCTCAACATTAATAGTAAGGCTCTGCTTCTGCATGTTGATAGACTGGATTACACCAACCGTATCCGCCCATGCTCCAGCGATTACCTGGACTGTGTCGCCCTCTTCGTAGTCCATGACTACTTCCTCTCTCTGGATTCCCAGAGGAGCCATCTCCGCATCTGTAAGCGGCACCGGCTTAGATCCAGGTCCGACAAATCCTGTCACACCTCTTGTATTACGAACAACGTACCATGTATCATCGTTCATAATCATGTGTATCAACACATAGCCTGGAAACATCTTTTTCTGAGATACTTTCTGGACACCGTTCTTCATCTCAACAACGTCTTCCAGCGGTACTCTTACTTCAAGGATCTGATCCTCAAGATGTCTGTTCTCGATTGTCTTATCAATGTTGGCTTTTACTTTGTTCTCGTACCCTGAATAGGTATGAACTACGTACCATTTTGCCTCTGACATAATCTCACCTTTCTTGTCCGTTTTGAGTTATTTAATTAATAAATCTACTCCGTACTGGGCGAAAAAATCTACAAGTGCGATAATCGCTCCCAGGACCACGGATACAGAAACAACCGCTGCCGTCTCTTTTGCAACTGTCATCTTGTCTGGCCACACGATCTTCTTGAATTCTCTGTCAAGACCCTTGAACCAGCTCTCCTTCTGAGTTTTCTTACTACTCATCGACATTCACTCCTTCTTGCGGCGATTATTTTGTCTCTTTGTGCAATGTGTGTTTCTTACAGAATCTGCAGTACTTCTTGGTTTCCATACGTTCCGGATGAGATTTCTTATCCTTTGTCATGTTGTAGTTACGCTGCTTGCATTCTGTACACTCCAATGTGATTCTTGTACGCACAACTTCCACCTCGCTTTATAATCTTAGTTAACGTGTTTCGTGGCAACTTGCGATGCTGCCCGATTTTAGGCATAAAAAAAAAGCCTACTTCCATTCGCCCGAATATCGTATCATATCCAGGCTTAAAAAGCAAGCCTTTTCCTATATTATTTTCGCGAAAATTTATTTATTAAAACACTTTATCCGTAACTGCCAAACTATTTATTGCGATTCCCTGTACCAGATACTTCCCGGATTCACTGTACGAAGCTGATAGTTTCCGTCTTTATAAACGAATTCGGCACTCATCTGCGAACTTCCATCCACCGTTCCGTTCATATTGCCAACTGTAACATCTTCTTTCTGATATGTTACTCTATAATCATAAGACAACGTTCCTCTCACAACTCCGGTCACACCACTGATCACATATTTTCCTTCATAATTATCAGTTGTTATCTGATCCGCTTTATAACCATCTTTTGAACTTAACTGTTCTTTCAGATCATCATAGAATTCTTTATTCTCTTTTTCATATTTTGAATTCTTTTCAAATAACCCTGATATTTGTGAGAATGATTTTTCTTCTTTTGCCGCTTTGATATAACTGTTCAGAATTTCTTTCATTTTCTTATCCAGCTTCTTTTTCCCGCTTTGTGATACTTTCATTTTAGAGATTGTTGTACTTCCCTTATCGGATGCTTTGAATTCTGATTTATACGTCTTAAACCACGGAACGTCTATCCTTATCTTATGATCTCCTTCAAACAACGATATTTTATATTGATCCAGGCCATCGGAATCATCTTTTATCTTATCGTTTTTTGTAAGCTTCGTTCCATCGATCCAGGCCGTCGATCCAGCCGGAATATAAAGGTTAAAATCATTTGCGATCATCTTGTCCGAAGATACCTTCCAGTTTGCAAATAACAGCAGTCTTTGTCTCTTTTGCTTTTGCAGAACAACGGTTTCTTTGTTCTTACCTTGAGTTTTCGTCTTGTATTCGACCGTAAATGCCCTTTGTTTTCCTCCGGACTCTATCTTTATCTGGCGATTTTCCTTCGTCTCTTTTATCTGATAATCCTCTACACCGATAACGGCATTCTTCTTCATATATGTTGCATATTCATCTTGTGTTGCATATCCATTCTTCGGAAGATCAGACAGATGTCCCGTCTTTTTCCAGTCTTCCTTTACATAAGCCTTACAGTAACGTTCCGCCACTGCTTCCGGACGTCCATAGTAACTTTCAAAAATGCAAAATGCCGCAAATACAGCGGCTCCTGCCACAATTCTTTTCACAGCCTTCTTCTGCTTCGCTGTCAGATCTGACCAGGAATGCTTCTCTTTGATAAACTTCGGTATACGGCTTGGATCCTTCCCTTCACGCTCACGTTTTATCTTTTTTTCTTTGCGTTTTCTTTCCCATGACTGAAGGATCTCTTCATATGCATCTTCTTCCGGAACATCTTCATATTCTCTTTTCTTTTTTATAAAATCTCCGATATCACCGGTAAACATCCGTGTCGGCTCATCCGCCTCTTCCTCTGTCTTCTCTCCGATCATAAGCGTCGGCTCACTGACACCTTCAGTTTCATCCAAATGACTCTGTTCTTTACCGGATCCTTCTTTTAACTTGATCTTCCGGTGAAGTTCCTGCTCCAGTTCCTGTCTTGTAACTTCTTCTATCATCCGGTCCAGGTTCTCAGGAATTGTAAGCTGTTTTTTCATCTGTTCCTGCTCTGTGTCTGTATCCTCATCTTCTTTTCTTTCTTCTTTTTTTTCTTCTTGCAGGAATACCTCTTTTTCTTCTTTCTCATCAGGATTAAGTAACTTCTTCGCTTCATCAATTACTTTTTCTGATTCTTCTTCGATCTCCTGATCGGAAAATTCTGTCTTCGGGGCTTCTTCAAGCTCATCCAGGTCACTGTATAATGTTTCCTCTTTTGATTCGGGAAGCCGCATTCCGCAATAATTACAGAATCTGGCATCGTCTGGATTGTTAGTCTTGCAATTCGGGCATTGACGCATAGAGCTCCTCCTTTTCAAATCACATTTTACATTATCATAACATTTTCTTTCTCTTAAATATAATAATACAGGTAATCATAACCACAACGCTTAAGATGATCACTCCCGGATATCCGTGCTTTAGTTCCGGCATATTATGGAAATTCATTCCATACCAGCTGGTGATGAGTGTAAGCGGGAAGAAAATCGTTGATATTACGGTCAGAAACTGCATGTTGTTATTCTGCTGGGCATCTACCTGCGCCTTATAAGCATCCCTTACCTGCTGGGCATATTCCAGAAGCTGCGATGCTTTACTCATCAGTCTGTCTGCACGGTCCGAGATAACACCGAAATATTTCACCTGTTTCTTGGCAAAGAAACCATTTTCATTCTCTTCGAGCTGTTTTCCCATGTCCATGATCTCATCATAATAACTGCGGAGTGTCAAAAGTTCACGTCGGATCGGCATGATCGCATTCTGGAATCCCTGGATCTTTCCGTCCATGACACCTTCTTCCAGATCCATGATCCGTTTCTCATAATGTCCCAGAAGTTCCAGATCCCGGCTTATGAATTCCAGCATAAAATTATAGATGAATTTTTCTTTCGATTCTCCCTGTCTCGTCTTCTTCCTCTTAATTCTGCGGATCAGACGGTAAGAAAATTCATCATCGTCCACAATCACGATACGATGACGGTTGATAAAAAATAAGATCTTGTATCGTTCTCCCAGAATATCCAGAAGCTTTGGAATACAAAGAGAACCCGCAAGACATTCCTGCTGAGTCTCCATCTTACAAAATCCTACATCTTTCAGATTGATCTCTCCTTCATACTGCATGCCGGCCTGTTCCAGGCAGTCTCTGGCAGTCTGCGATGTCGCCAGAAATACCGATGGTCTGTCCTTCTCCATGATTTCTTCCTGATATTCCTGCAGCGTTTCTCCTAATACGTATCTCATGCCTTCACCATCCTCGTTTGTTCATCCTGTTTTACTTCTTGCATTATAACACTAACTTGGAATTCTAGCACATATTCTCCTGCTGTTTTTCAAAATCCCGTAAATCTTATGTAAAATCTTGTCACAACACATGCATGGCAATAGAAAAATCCGGCAAGCCTCACAAAAAGCCGCCGGATTTTTACTTTTAACTACATTTACAATTAGAATAATCCTGTAATTCTTCCTTCATCATCTACATCGATTCTCTCAGCTGCCGGAACTTTCGGAAGTCCAGGCATAGTCATGATATCTCCTGTCAGAGCTACGATAAATCCGGCACCTGCGGAGACTTTCAGGTTACGTACTGTAATGTCAAAGTCTGTCGGTGCTCCCAGTTTCTTCGGATCGTCTGTCAGACTGTACTGTGTCTTCGCCATACAGATCGGTGCATTGCCAAATCCAAGATCTGTCAGTTGTTTTGCCTGCTTCTGGGCTGCTGCGGTAAGAACCACTTTATTTCCACCATAGATTTTCTGTACGATCTGGTTCAGTTTATCTTCGATCGTTCCTTCCAGTTCATAAGCATAGTGGAAATCACTCGGCTCATCACACAGACGTACCACTTCTTCTGCAAGCTTCAGGCCGCCTTCGCCGCCTTTTGCCCATACTTCGGACAGCGCAACATTGACTCCGACTTCTTTACATTTTTCTTCTACCAGATCCAGTTCTGCTTTGGTATCTGTCGGGAATGCATTGATCGCAACCACACATGGAAGACCGTATACATTCTTAATATTGCTGACATGCTTCATCAAGTTTGGAATACCTTTTTCCAGTGCTTCCAGATTCTCTTCATTCAGATCCGGTTTTGCAACGCCTCCATTATACTTCAGCGCTCTTACCGTTGCTACAATGACTACTGCATCCGGTTTGATGCCAGCCATACGGCACTTGATATCCAGGAATTTCTCAGCTCCTAAGTCCTCTCCGAATCCGGCCTCTGTAATCGCATAGTCTGCAAGCTTCATTGCCATTCTTGTTGCTGTCAGTGAGTTGCATCCATGTGCGATATTGGCAAATGGTCCACCGTGTACGATTGCAGGTGCATGCTCCAGTGTCTGAACAAGGTTCGGTTTCAGAGCATCCTTTAACAGCGCACACATCGCTCCCTCTGCATGCAGATCATGTGCGGTAACCGGTTTCTGCTCTGCGATCTTGCCATAAGTGTAACCTACGATGATCTTTCCAAGTCTTTCTTTCAGATCTGCGATATCCTTTGACAGACACAGGATCGCCATGATCTCAGAAGCGACAGTGATATCATATCCGTCTTCTCTCGGCACACCATTGACTCTTCCGCCAAGTCCGTCTGTGACGAAACGGAGCTGACGGTCATTCATATCGACACATCTCTTCCATACGATCTTTCTCGGATCAATATTCAAATCATTTCCCTGATAAATGTGATTGTCGATCATGGCTGCCAGTAAGTTATTCGCAGCTCCAATCGCATGAAAATCTCCTGTGAAATGAAGGTTGATATCTTCCATCGGTACAACCTGTGCATATCCGCCGCCAGCTGCTCCACCCTTCATACCGAATACCGGTCCGAGAGATGGCTCACGCAGTGCTACCACAGGTTTCTTACCCATTTTCTGAAGTGCATCTGCAAGACCTACGGTTGTTGTTGTC from Dorea longicatena harbors:
- the nusG gene encoding transcription termination/antitermination protein NusG; amino-acid sequence: MSEAKWYVVHTYSGYENKVKANIDKTIENRHLEDQILEVRVPLEDVVEMKNGVQKVSQKKMFPGYVLIHMIMNDDTWYVVRNTRGVTGFVGPGSKPVPLTDAEMAPLGIQREEVVMDYEEGDTVQVIAGAWADTVGVIQSINMQKQSLTINVELFGRETPVEIGFAEVKKM
- the rplJ gene encoding 50S ribosomal protein L10, encoding MAKVELKQPVVQAIAEDVKDAVSVVLVDYRGLTVAEDTEMRKQLREAGVVYKVCKNTMMKRAFEGTDFAALDEHLEGPSAIAISKDDATAPARILCKFAKNAKALELKAGVVEGTLYDTDALNELAKIPSRDELISKLLGSLQSPITNLARVLNQIAEKGGADACEAAPAAEEAAEAPAAE
- a CDS encoding DNA-directed RNA polymerase subunit beta, whose protein sequence is MEKNRIRPIKSGKSSRMSYARQKEVVQMPNLIEVQTDSYKWFLEEGLNEVFDDISPITDYSGKLSLDFVDFTLCEDEVKYTIDECKERDATYAAPLKVKVRLHNKETDEINEHEIFMGDLPLMTRTGTFVINGAERVIVSQLVRSPGIYYAIAHDKLGKKLYSATVIPNRGAWLEYETDSNDVFYVRVDRTRKVPITVLIRALGIGTNPEIIELFGEEPKILASFEKDAATNYQEGLLELYKKIRPGEPLAVDSAESLITSMFFDPRRYDLAKVGRYKFNKKLALKNRISGHVLAEDVASPMTGEVLAEAGTKITRELASTIQNNAVPYVWISVEETERPIKVLSNMMVDLDAVVDVDPEEVGVTEQVYYPVLAGILEETAGDIDELKDAIKRDIHDLIPKHITKEDILASINYNMHLEYGIGTDDDIDHLGNRRIRSVGELLQNQYRIGLSRLERVVRERMTTQDMEGISPQSLINIKPVTAAVKEFFGSSQLSQFMDQNNPLGELTHKRRLSALGPGGLSRDRAGFEVRDVHYSHYGRMCPVETPEGPNIGLINSLASYARINEYGFIEAPYRKINHDDPTNPVVTDEVVYMTADEEDNYHVAQANEQLDKEGHFVRKNVSGRYREETQEYERRMFDYMDVSPKMVFSVATALIPFLQNDDANRALMGSNMQRQAVPLLFTEAPVVGTGMEEKAAVDSGVCVVAEEGGTVERSTSTEITVRQDDGKLKKYKLTKFQRSNQSNCYNQRPIVFKGDRVEKGEVIADGPSTSNGELGLGKNPLIGFMTWEGYNYEDAVLLSERLVQDDVYTSIHIEEYEAEARDTKLGPEEITRDIPGVGDDALKNLDERGIIRVGAEVRAGDILVGKVTPKGETELTAEERLLRAIFGEKAREVRDTSLKVPHGEYGIVVDAKVFTREGGDEMSPGVNQSVRIYIAQKRKISVGDKMAGRHGNKGVVSRVLPVEDMPFLPNGRPLDIVLNPLGVPSRMNIGQVLEIHLSLAAKALGFNIATPVFDGANEIDIMDTLDLANDYVNLSWEEFEAKHKEELLPEVLQYLSDNREHRKLWKGVPISRDGKVRLRDGRTGEYFDSPVTIGHMHYLKLHHLVDDKIHARSTGPYSLVTQQPLGGKAQFGGQRFGEMEVWALEAYGASYTLQEILTVKSDDVIGRVKTYEAIIKGENIPEPGIPESFKVLLKELQSLGLDVRVLRDDNTEVEIMETSDMGETDFRSLIEGDRRYRNDDDEDFGKHGYSKQEFQGEELVDVEEEPESDDDFDMNFEENDDYDFGDSSDDE
- the rpmG gene encoding 50S ribosomal protein L33, whose translation is MRTRITLECTECKQRNYNMTKDKKSHPERMETKKYCRFCKKHTLHKETK
- a CDS encoding tryptophan synthase subunit alpha — its product is MAAFSDGVIVGSAIVRIVAEHGADCVAYVKEYVQKMKAAVVEA
- the rplL gene encoding 50S ribosomal protein L7/L12 yields the protein MAKLTTEEFIEAIKELSVLELNDLVKACEEEFGVSAAAGVVVAAAAEGGAAAEEKDEFDVELVSAGAAKVKVIKVVREVTGLGLKEAKALVDEAPKVIKEGASKAEAEEIKTKLEAEGAEVNLK
- the secE gene encoding preprotein translocase subunit SecE, with amino-acid sequence MSMSSKKTQKESWFKGLDREFKKIVWPDKMTVAKETAAVVSVSVVLGAIIALVDFFAQYGVDLLIK
- the rplA gene encoding 50S ribosomal protein L1, giving the protein MKRGKKYVEAAKTIDRGTLYDVADAVSLVKKTATAKFDETIEAHIRTGCDGRHADQQIRGAVVLPHGTGKKVRILVFAKDAKAEEAKAAGADFVGGEELIPKIQNENWFEFDVVVATPDMMGVVGRLGRVLGPKGLMPNPKAGTVTMDVTKAIQEIKAGKIEYRLDKTNIIHVPVGKASFTEEQLTDNFQTLIDAINKVRPAAVKGQYLKSVTLTSTMGPGVKINPMKLV
- the rplK gene encoding 50S ribosomal protein L11 is translated as MAKKVEGYIKLQIPAGKATPAPPVGPALGQHGVNIVEFTKQFNAKTADQGDMIIPVVITVYNDRSFSFITKTPPAAVLIKKACNIKSGSGVPNKTKVATITKAQVEEIAKTKMPDLNAATIESAMSMVEGTCRSMGVTVTE